The Nostoc sp. 'Lobaria pulmonaria (5183) cyanobiont' DNA window CGGACGAGTAGTTTTTAACGGCACTGCTTACACAGTCGGAGAATCAGCTTTCCGTACAGGTTATCATTTTGACCGGAACACGGATAACAATGAAAACAAAGTCAATAATGCGTTGTTGACATTATTGGGTGCATTGGCACATCTACCACACCGTAAGGCTTGGCACTTAAAATTAGTCGTCAGCTTACATGATGTAGGTCTGGCTGACGAATTGCAAAAAGTACTAAGTGGGGAATATCAGCCAATACTTGCTGGTAAACAATCAGAGGTGAAAGTAGAAGTGCTGAAAATTGTGCTAGAGGGGATGGGTGCATTGTTTGGGCATCAACTACCGAAAAAATTAACCATTTTAGACTTTGGCAATGGAACGACTCTGTATTCTCGTTATAACCAGGGGAAGCGAGAAGTTCACACCGCCTACCCCATTGGTGTAGAAGTTCTAATCGATGATATTTCCCAAAAAATGAAACATCTAAATGGGGGAAAAATCGGAGATGCCTCCAAAATCCGATTTTGTCTGGAAATGGGACATACCAAGTACAGCCGTGACATCGATATTAAAGATATATATAGTGCTTGTTTGAAAGATTGGTATGAAAAATACTTGAAGAAAGTGTTGAATTTGACACTTGATGCCAAGCACCAAGGGGATGAAATTTGGGCGATTGGTGGAGGGTGTCTGTTACCAGGATTTAAGAAGCTTTTAGAAAAGAACGGTTTCAAAATTTTGGATAATCCAGTGGAAGCTAATGTTTTTGGGCTTCTAGAAATGGCAAAAACCATTATGAGCAAGAATCCAACAACCACATCTGGGAAGTTATAACAATGGCAGACAAACAAGATTTGACACCGGAAAAAGTTCGGATCAAAGATAGCTACCGTGAGCGGATATTTGCAGAATCACAGCAATTAGGTAAAAGTTACCTAGAGACGCTTTACTTTATCATTGATTGTTATTTTGCTTTCAGAAAGGGTACATTCCCTACTCAACAAGTAGCTTTCACCCCGATTAATACTGAGTCAAACCAACTTGTTCAGCCGACTAAAGAGCTATCTACAGACTCTAAACCAGAGGATTCTGATGACCAAACCTTCAGCCTTGATTTTGATTTGTAAGGGAAATACAGGGCTCCCGTGAGGTTGGTCAGCCGGTGCTGTAGTCTCAGAGTCAGCGCCCAAGGATGTCACCAGTCGAAGTTAAAGAGCTTTTCACCCAGACATTTTGGTTGTGATAAAAATTACCACGTTGTTCTAATGTAAACCCACCCAGCAATAATCCCAACCATACTTCTACCATCGGCATTTTAAAATCCGACACAAGCTGAATTTCAAAAATTCCACTCATATCACCCAAATAACTCCCGATGCTGATAAGCAAATCGAGAAACATCCAGACTAGCCACAGGTTTAGCATAAATAGCCTGATTGCGAATTGCTTGTATCTGTTCTGACTCTCGCTCCATAGCTGGAGTAAATTCTTGTCGCTGTTTCAGCAAATCCTCAAACTCAATTTCCCCTGGTCTACCTTGATAAAAAGCCTCCTCGGCACAACGACGGACTGCATTACCAATTTCTGCTGGACTGCAAATGCGATATTCAGCCAAAAGTCTACGCCATTGATCATCACTCCAAGGTGAGTTATTGTCTCGAAACCCTGGAAAATACTTAGCTAGATGTAGATTGAAAACTTCATATCTTGCCCCTTCATGGGGTAAATCCACAAAAAAGATATCATCTCATATCTTGCACCTGGAAATAGTAATGTCAATTCCATGACTAAGTGCTAAGGGCCGAAGCCGTTCAATGTCTAGTAGCAATAAAGACAAGACTAAATGAGGTAAAAAAGTAGATAGTGCAAGGAAAGCAGCTTGACCCCAGTCTAAAGAATCAGGGAAACAGGATGAAAGATACGTCCAATATGCTAATAAATAGGCAGTAATAGACAAGACTAACCAACGATAAATTCCTAAAAGAGTACCTTGTCCAAATCTATCTAAACCAAAGCGATATTTAGCAGTTTTAAACCAACCTTCAATTTTCCAACGGCGTTTACCCCACCAGGAAATAGTACTGGCTTTAAGAGGTTGTGTAGAGATAACATATCTTTTAACAAACTGACCATTATCGCGTTTGAAGTAATACTAAGAAAGAGTAACAGGGAAATCTAATCCAACAAGTCGGACTTGTTGTCCTCGACGATGTAGAAGTTTAACTGGATAACCATTAACCAACTTGCGATTACAACCAATACCAATAACAGCATGATATTTTAGTTTCCGAAGATTGTTGATAAAATCCTTAGTACCAAAAGCAGTATCAGCGAGAATTTTTACCCGAAATCGTTTGGTTAAATCTTTGGGTAAATGACGTACCATTCGTAATGCTATTTGAGACGGACTAGCCGTCCCTTTACCTCTCCAGACACGAAAATTCCAGGGTATACGCCATTGTCCAACTACCAAATATAAAACTACTATATGCAAGCCTCGTTTCCCGTTGTAAACGGTTATTAGATTTTTAAATGCTTTAAATTGACCACATTTCTCTAAAGTTGTCAGGTCAATTATTACTTGTAGAAACGCTTTTCTTCCCAATGGACAATGACTGTTAACTTGCTCAATTGCCTGTTGGCGAAGATGGCGAATTAGCTTGCGAGTAGGCCATTTATAGGTATTCAAAAATCTACTTAAAGCACTTTCAGATTTGGATTTACTGTAGTGTGGCAAAGGTTTTCCGTCTGCTGCTAGAAACAGCCCTAACATTGCTTCCAAGTTGTCTCGTTGATAACGGCTAGGCATCAATGCCAGAATCGTATACATTAGGGTATGGGCGTGGGCAAGAATGGTTTCCATATTTCTTGCTGTTATTTATGTTATCTACGCCCTTTTCTCTCATTTTTTACGAACATATAAAAATATCTTTATGCAGATGACATTATTCCCATCTTTGTATATGTCA harbors:
- a CDS encoding ParM/StbA family protein, with protein sequence MSNIHTLQKIFPAGFDNGYGSLKLLVDGFEVVRVPSYITNAEMEDVPGRVVFNGTAYTVGESAFRTGYHFDRNTDNNENKVNNALLTLLGALAHLPHRKAWHLKLVVSLHDVGLADELQKVLSGEYQPILAGKQSEVKVEVLKIVLEGMGALFGHQLPKKLTILDFGNGTTLYSRYNQGKREVHTAYPIGVEVLIDDISQKMKHLNGGKIGDASKIRFCLEMGHTKYSRDIDIKDIYSACLKDWYEKYLKKVLNLTLDAKHQGDEIWAIGGGCLLPGFKKLLEKNGFKILDNPVEANVFGLLEMAKTIMSKNPTTTSGKL
- a CDS encoding transposase codes for the protein METILAHAHTLMYTILALMPSRYQRDNLEAMLGLFLAADGKPLPHYSKSKSESALSRFLNTYKWPTRKLIRHLRQQAIEQVNSHCPLGRKAFLQVIIDLTTLEKCGQFKAFKNLITVYNGKRGLHIVVLYLVVGQWRIPWNFRVWRGKGTASPSQIALRMVRHLPKDLTKRFRVKILADTAFGTKDFINNLRKLKYHAVIGIGCNRKLVNGYPVKLLHRRGQQVRLVGLDFPVTLS